The following coding sequences lie in one Rothia sp. SD9660Na genomic window:
- a CDS encoding FKBP-type peptidyl-prolyl cis-trans isomerase, translated as MKKKSALFASSGAVLALVLSACGGSGSGSSLSDVDYSMNGATAEPSVSFATPFAANGTEAYKIEDGNGATIEDGDSLLVDATVFNGADGTSLGTTYTDAPMIIPVGEDLKNAAPELYDILIGSKVGMSFSYSTNIDTASTSTAEATPTVSAGTATNVEVYTVSGKLLKSAEGTENEKKSSALESFSLADDGTATLTLSADRGDAPTELYTEDLITGTGATVSESDTLYVNYVGVTWSDGAQFDGNFGATPTALSLNGVIEGWKQGLAGKTVGSRVLLVIPSELAYGEDAATSGAPEGALVFVVDILGSSPTRTAAASASASASE; from the coding sequence GTGAAGAAAAAGTCAGCCCTTTTCGCATCCAGCGGCGCCGTGCTCGCCCTCGTCCTGTCTGCCTGCGGCGGCTCCGGTAGCGGCAGCAGCCTCTCAGATGTCGACTACTCCATGAACGGGGCAACCGCAGAACCCTCGGTTTCCTTCGCAACCCCCTTCGCAGCCAACGGCACCGAAGCCTACAAGATTGAGGACGGCAACGGCGCCACCATCGAAGACGGCGACAGCCTGCTCGTTGACGCTACCGTCTTCAACGGGGCCGATGGCACCTCCCTGGGCACCACCTACACCGACGCACCCATGATTATCCCCGTGGGCGAAGATCTGAAGAACGCTGCCCCCGAGCTCTACGACATTCTGATCGGCTCAAAGGTCGGTATGTCCTTCTCTTACTCCACCAATATCGATACCGCCTCCACCTCAACCGCTGAGGCAACCCCCACCGTTTCAGCAGGCACCGCCACCAACGTTGAGGTCTACACCGTCTCCGGTAAGCTGCTCAAGAGCGCTGAAGGCACCGAGAACGAGAAGAAGTCATCCGCCCTGGAAAGCTTCTCCCTGGCCGATGACGGCACCGCCACCCTGACCCTGTCAGCAGACCGCGGCGATGCCCCCACCGAGCTTTACACCGAAGACCTCATCACTGGCACCGGTGCAACTGTGAGTGAATCCGATACCCTCTACGTCAACTATGTTGGCGTGACCTGGTCAGATGGCGCCCAGTTCGACGGCAACTTCGGCGCTACCCCCACCGCCCTCTCCCTGAACGGCGTCATTGAGGGCTGGAAGCAGGGCCTGGCCGGTAAGACCGTCGGTTCCCGCGTCCTGCTGGTCATCCCCAGCGAGCTGGCCTACGGTGAGGACGCCGCCACCAGCGGTGCCCCCGAAGGCGCCCTGGTCTTCGTGGTAGACATCCTGGGCTCCTCACCCACCCGCACCGCTGCAGCATCAGCTAGCGCCTCAGCCAGCGAATAA
- the pafA gene encoding Pup--protein ligase, with protein MERRIFGIETEFGIRYIPKGLGPLAPEEAARKLFKPVVDTWRSSNVFLPNGGRLYLDVGSHPEYATAETASVRDALIQDKAGEYLLNDLVNQAEDSLETEGYQGQIFLFKNNVDSAGNSFGSHENYMLERKVEFSRLVRSLIPFLITRQIVVGAGKVHPAGPPQWGGRPLGAEGQPSFSFSQRADYIWEGSSTATTRARPIINTRDEPHADASLYRRMHVINGDSNMSQATTLLKLGATDLVLRMLEDYYPLENFEIKDTATALRVISHDLTGTATFPLADGRREANALTLQRHYHSAACRYVEEKGAHHKDVPYILDLWGRVLDAVESGDTSRIDTEIDWAIKKKLLDTYIARGASGYDDPKIQQLDLAYHDIDPTRGVFGLLTRKGLVKNLVSHDEIAHATVHPPATRAALRGRFISAARKAGEPFTVDWVHLKLNNQPHLTVMCKDPFATESTAMDDLLATLNLGPGDTWSPPFI; from the coding sequence GTGGAACGCAGAATATTCGGCATCGAAACCGAGTTCGGCATCAGATACATCCCGAAAGGGCTTGGCCCCCTGGCCCCAGAAGAAGCCGCCCGCAAGCTCTTCAAGCCGGTGGTAGACACCTGGCGTTCCTCCAACGTCTTCCTGCCCAACGGCGGGCGACTCTACCTCGATGTGGGGTCCCACCCCGAATACGCCACGGCCGAGACCGCCTCGGTCCGCGATGCCCTGATTCAGGACAAGGCGGGGGAGTACCTGCTCAATGACCTGGTCAACCAGGCAGAAGATTCCCTCGAAACAGAGGGCTATCAGGGGCAGATCTTCCTCTTCAAAAACAATGTTGACTCGGCGGGCAACTCTTTCGGATCCCACGAGAACTACATGCTAGAGCGCAAGGTGGAGTTCTCCCGCCTGGTCCGCTCCCTCATTCCTTTCCTGATTACCCGCCAAATTGTGGTGGGGGCGGGTAAGGTACACCCGGCAGGCCCCCCGCAGTGGGGCGGACGTCCGCTCGGGGCAGAGGGGCAGCCCAGCTTCTCCTTCTCCCAGCGCGCCGACTACATCTGGGAAGGGTCTTCCACCGCCACCACCCGGGCCCGCCCCATCATCAACACCCGCGATGAGCCCCACGCCGATGCCTCCCTCTATCGTCGCATGCATGTGATCAACGGGGATTCCAACATGTCTCAGGCCACCACCTTGCTTAAGCTCGGTGCCACAGATCTGGTTCTGCGCATGCTTGAGGACTACTACCCCCTTGAGAACTTCGAAATCAAAGACACAGCCACCGCCCTGCGCGTCATCTCCCACGACCTGACCGGCACAGCCACCTTCCCCCTGGCGGACGGCCGCCGTGAAGCCAATGCCCTTACCCTGCAACGCCACTACCACAGTGCCGCCTGCCGGTACGTGGAAGAAAAGGGGGCCCACCATAAGGACGTACCCTACATTCTGGATCTCTGGGGCCGGGTCCTGGACGCGGTGGAAAGCGGCGATACCTCCCGTATCGATACCGAAATCGACTGGGCCATCAAAAAGAAGCTGCTTGATACCTACATCGCCCGCGGGGCCAGCGGCTACGACGACCCCAAAATCCAGCAGCTTGATTTGGCTTACCACGATATCGACCCTACCCGCGGTGTCTTTGGCCTGCTGACTCGCAAGGGCCTGGTCAAGAACCTGGTCAGCCACGATGAGATTGCCCACGCCACCGTACATCCGCCTGCCACCCGGGCGGCCTTACGCGGTCGCTTCATCAGTGCCGCCCGTAAGGCAGGGGAGCCCTTTACTGTGGATTGGGTCCACCTCAAGCTCAACAACCAGCCCCACCTGACCGTCATGTGCAAGGACCCCTTCGCCACCGAAAGTACCGCCATGGACGACCTGCTGGCAACCCTCAACCTCGGGCCGGGCGATACCTGGTCCCCGCCCTTTATTTAG
- a CDS encoding ubiquitin-like protein Pup encodes MDRIQRQNTTSTTSQQVEEVAIAQQNTEVNEQAVSDIDDLLAEIDGVLEENAEDFVKGFVQKGGQ; translated from the coding sequence ATGGACCGCATCCAGCGCCAGAACACCACTTCAACCACCTCCCAGCAGGTAGAAGAGGTAGCCATCGCCCAGCAGAACACCGAGGTGAACGAGCAGGCAGTATCAGACATCGATGACCTGCTGGCAGAAATTGACGGCGTGCTCGAAGAAAACGCCGAAGACTTCGTCAAGGGCTTCGTCCAAAAGGGCGGCCAGTAG
- the dop gene encoding depupylase/deamidase Dop, which produces MTVRRIMGAETEYGVHAPAKPHANPTVLSAFVVNTYDTLFKQELSAALETRWEYGSEAPLADARGFDMPREQAHPTQLTDTAHVLTSEDIAAEALSEAGHFAERIDWDAVTMNSILPNGARFYVDHAHPEYSSPEVTNPRDAVLWDAAGDHIAAQTVATIEKVTASQSSAMPAVNLYKNNTDGKGQSYGSHENYLVPRTVDFEYLAASLLPFFATRQVMVGAGRLGLGTSGEQAGFQISQRADFFERTVGLETTVRRPLINTRDEPHADSNRYRRLHVITGDANLSHTSNLLKFGTMSLVLNLIEAKTAPTIKLADPVAAMHTVSHDLTLSAQLPLADGGSMSALQIQRAYLEAAIALETNPDEATAEILQLWGEVLEALADNPLSLADRLDWAAKYALLKGYVDRGLSWDNPKLAAIDLQYSDVRPGKGLYHKLVALGRMKTLFSPEDIARAAAEPPRDTRAYLRGKLITTWPDEVVGANWDTLSVRNPLSIDLHRLTMDNPEHFTAEIVEPHLGLEHADQLFALLSGQ; this is translated from the coding sequence ATGACTGTTCGCCGTATTATGGGGGCCGAGACCGAGTACGGGGTGCACGCCCCGGCAAAGCCCCACGCCAACCCCACGGTACTCTCTGCCTTTGTGGTTAACACCTACGACACCCTTTTCAAGCAGGAGCTCTCAGCTGCCCTTGAGACCCGCTGGGAGTACGGTTCAGAAGCACCGCTAGCCGATGCCCGCGGTTTTGACATGCCGCGCGAGCAGGCCCACCCCACCCAGCTAACCGATACCGCCCACGTGCTTACCAGCGAAGACATCGCAGCAGAAGCCCTGAGCGAGGCCGGGCATTTTGCTGAGCGTATCGACTGGGACGCGGTCACCATGAACTCGATTCTGCCCAACGGGGCCCGTTTCTACGTGGATCATGCCCACCCCGAGTACTCCTCGCCCGAGGTGACTAACCCGCGCGACGCCGTCCTCTGGGATGCGGCAGGCGACCACATCGCCGCACAAACCGTAGCCACCATTGAAAAGGTGACCGCTAGCCAGAGCTCGGCTATGCCCGCGGTCAACCTCTACAAGAACAATACGGACGGTAAGGGCCAGTCTTACGGTTCCCACGAGAACTATCTGGTGCCCCGCACCGTCGATTTTGAGTACCTGGCAGCTAGCCTGCTGCCCTTCTTCGCGACCCGCCAGGTCATGGTGGGGGCAGGACGGCTGGGCTTGGGCACTTCCGGGGAGCAGGCAGGTTTTCAGATATCCCAGCGCGCTGACTTCTTTGAGCGCACCGTCGGGCTGGAAACCACCGTCCGCCGCCCGCTGATTAACACCCGCGACGAGCCCCACGCCGACAGCAACCGCTACCGCCGCCTGCACGTGATCACCGGCGACGCTAACTTATCGCACACCTCCAACCTGCTCAAGTTCGGCACCATGTCCCTGGTGCTGAACCTCATCGAGGCCAAGACCGCTCCCACCATCAAACTGGCTGATCCTGTTGCTGCCATGCACACGGTCAGCCACGACCTGACCCTGAGCGCCCAGCTGCCTCTCGCGGACGGGGGCAGCATGAGCGCCCTGCAGATTCAGCGGGCCTACCTCGAGGCTGCCATTGCGCTAGAGACCAATCCCGATGAGGCAACCGCTGAGATTCTGCAGCTCTGGGGCGAGGTGCTAGAGGCCCTGGCAGATAACCCCCTGTCCCTGGCCGACCGCCTGGACTGGGCTGCCAAGTACGCCCTACTGAAGGGCTACGTTGACCGGGGCCTGAGCTGGGATAACCCCAAGCTGGCCGCCATCGACCTGCAGTATTCGGACGTCCGCCCCGGCAAGGGCCTCTACCACAAGCTGGTAGCCCTGGGTCGCATGAAGACCCTCTTCAGCCCCGAAGACATCGCCCGGGCAGCAGCCGAACCACCGCGCGATACCCGCGCCTACTTACGGGGTAAGCTCATCACCACCTGGCCCGATGAGGTCGTGGGAGCCAACTGGGACACCCTCTCGGTACGCAACCCGCTTTCCATCGACCTGCATCGCCTGACCATGGATAACCCCGAGCACTTTACCGCCGAAATCGTTGAACCCCACCTGGGGCTAGAGCACGCAGACCAGCTTTTTGCCCTACTGTCCGGCCAGTAG
- the arc gene encoding proteasome ATPase, with translation MSERLTVSSVDYERILRQLNIANDNRRNLDRQLRAAGERNQKLVTALTKTKNEIEHLRMALAQEVVPPLNSALVLGVHGAMMTYQDLAEGKTPAEIEEHLDVLLGGRLVRITCSPLLPIAQVKPGMTVLLNEQTQAVVSLGFEGYGDVVTVREVLDHDHLVVDLPNQSKAVARISGALDPDELRVGDTVTYDSRIQMVTSLVPHTDAQELVLEEVPDVTYDNIGGLGDQIDLIRDAVELPFLHPDIYRQYRLTPPKGILLYGPPGNGKTLIAKAVANSLAARAAERSENGKKTGYFLNIKGPELLDKYVGETERQIRDIFSAARDKARAGHPVVVFFDEMESLFRTRGSGRSSDVETTIVPQLLAEIDGVESLDNVIVIGATNREDMIDPAVLRPGRLDVKIRINRPNRAGAAEIFGLYLTEDLPISQAEVARAGSQQQAVASMIETVIDHLFSAEPANRYISVDLENGVSRWLFRGDFLSGAVIRNIVDQAKKLAIKSYLSTGAEGISTEHLLEAVRAEFEDQVEVPQASEIEDVLSTLNIRLRVLNAAPARAVDTGAGV, from the coding sequence ATGAGTGAACGTTTAACCGTTTCGTCGGTAGATTACGAGCGTATTCTGCGGCAGCTCAATATCGCTAACGATAATCGCCGCAATCTTGATCGGCAGTTGCGGGCGGCTGGCGAGCGCAACCAGAAGCTGGTGACGGCTCTGACCAAGACGAAGAACGAGATTGAGCATCTGCGCATGGCGCTGGCTCAGGAGGTGGTTCCGCCGCTGAACTCTGCCCTGGTGCTGGGGGTACACGGGGCGATGATGACCTACCAGGATCTTGCCGAGGGTAAGACTCCGGCTGAGATTGAGGAGCATCTTGATGTTCTCTTGGGCGGCCGTCTGGTGCGTATCACCTGCTCACCCCTGCTGCCGATTGCGCAGGTGAAGCCGGGTATGACCGTCCTGCTCAACGAGCAGACCCAGGCCGTGGTATCGCTGGGGTTCGAAGGCTACGGTGATGTGGTGACGGTGCGGGAGGTGCTCGATCACGATCACCTGGTGGTTGACCTGCCCAACCAGTCTAAGGCTGTGGCCCGTATTTCGGGTGCCCTGGACCCGGACGAGCTGCGGGTGGGGGATACCGTTACCTACGATTCGCGTATTCAGATGGTGACCTCCCTGGTTCCCCATACCGATGCCCAGGAGTTGGTGCTGGAAGAGGTGCCCGATGTTACCTATGACAATATCGGTGGTCTGGGTGACCAGATTGACCTGATTAGGGACGCCGTTGAGCTGCCTTTCTTGCACCCCGATATTTACCGCCAGTACCGCCTGACCCCGCCCAAGGGTATCTTGCTGTATGGCCCTCCCGGCAACGGTAAGACCCTGATTGCTAAGGCTGTGGCTAACTCTCTGGCTGCGCGGGCTGCGGAGCGCTCTGAGAATGGTAAAAAGACCGGCTACTTCTTGAACATCAAGGGCCCGGAGTTGCTGGATAAGTATGTGGGTGAGACCGAGCGTCAGATTCGCGATATCTTCTCTGCTGCCCGCGACAAGGCACGAGCGGGCCACCCCGTGGTGGTTTTCTTTGACGAGATGGAGTCGCTCTTCCGCACCCGCGGTTCGGGTCGGTCTTCGGATGTAGAAACCACCATCGTGCCCCAGCTTCTGGCTGAAATTGACGGGGTTGAGAGTCTGGATAACGTCATTGTGATTGGTGCGACCAACCGCGAAGACATGATTGACCCGGCTGTGTTGCGCCCGGGGCGTTTGGACGTGAAAATTCGTATTAACCGCCCCAACCGGGCTGGCGCTGCCGAAATTTTCGGGCTGTACCTCACCGAGGATTTGCCCATCAGTCAGGCTGAGGTGGCAAGAGCTGGGTCCCAGCAGCAGGCGGTTGCCAGCATGATTGAGACGGTCATTGACCACCTCTTCTCCGCTGAGCCGGCGAACCGCTATATCAGCGTTGACCTAGAGAACGGCGTGAGCCGCTGGCTCTTCAGGGGCGATTTCCTCTCGGGCGCCGTAATCCGCAATATCGTCGATCAGGCGAAGAAGCTGGCGATTAAGTCCTACCTGTCTACCGGGGCTGAGGGCATCAGCACCGAGCACCTGCTTGAGGCCGTGCGCGCAGAATTTGAAGACCAGGTCGAAGTGCCCCAGGCCAGCGAAATTGAGGACGTCCTCTCCACCCTCAACATTCGTCTGCGCGTTCTCAACGCAGCCCCGGCTCGTGCCGTCGATACCGGAGCGGGGGTCTAG
- a CDS encoding tRNA (adenine-N1)-methyltransferase yields MSTPTGSVNRRGPFRPGERVQLTDERGRMTTITLAEGGEYHSHRGFFRHSELIGNVEGAVIENSEGFKFQALRPLYKDFVLSMPRGAAVVYPKDAGQIVAMADIFPGARVIEAGVGSGALSIALLRAVGDGGHLRSFERREEFADIARGNIETFFGGEHPAWSLTLGDLAEALGEVEEPGSVDRAVLDMLAPWECLDAVATALAPGGVIICYVATVTQLSRVAEALRADGRFTEPESHETMVRGWHVEGLAVRPDHRMVAHTGFLITARRLADGAERLAPKRRASKTDFSEEDMNAWTPAALGERNVSDRKLRRAGRDALNLAEKAASAAQKAEAAQADQDSEN; encoded by the coding sequence ATGAGTACCCCTACCGGTAGCGTCAACCGCCGTGGCCCTTTCCGCCCGGGAGAGCGCGTCCAGCTAACCGACGAACGCGGACGCATGACTACCATTACCCTGGCTGAGGGCGGGGAGTACCACTCCCACCGCGGTTTCTTTAGGCACAGTGAGCTGATCGGTAACGTTGAGGGCGCCGTCATTGAGAACTCTGAGGGGTTCAAGTTCCAGGCCCTGCGCCCGCTGTACAAGGATTTTGTGCTGTCTATGCCCCGTGGCGCTGCGGTGGTTTACCCCAAGGACGCCGGTCAGATTGTGGCGATGGCCGATATCTTCCCCGGTGCCCGCGTGATTGAGGCCGGTGTCGGTTCCGGCGCCCTGTCGATTGCCCTGCTACGCGCTGTAGGCGACGGTGGCCACCTGCGTTCTTTTGAGCGCCGTGAGGAGTTTGCCGACATTGCCCGGGGCAATATCGAAACTTTCTTTGGTGGAGAACATCCCGCCTGGTCCTTGACTCTGGGCGATCTGGCTGAGGCCCTGGGAGAGGTTGAGGAGCCCGGTTCTGTAGATCGAGCTGTTCTCGACATGCTGGCCCCCTGGGAGTGCCTGGATGCCGTAGCCACCGCCCTGGCGCCCGGCGGCGTCATCATCTGCTACGTTGCAACCGTCACCCAGCTCTCCCGCGTGGCTGAGGCCCTGCGCGCCGATGGCCGCTTCACCGAGCCCGAATCCCACGAAACCATGGTGCGAGGCTGGCACGTAGAGGGCCTGGCCGTGCGCCCCGACCACCGCATGGTAGCCCACACCGGCTTCCTTATTACCGCCCGCCGTCTAGCTGACGGGGCAGAGCGTCTTGCCCCCAAGCGCCGCGCCTCAAAGACCGATTTCTCAGAAGAGGATATGAACGCCTGGACTCCCGCAGCCCTGGGTGAGCGTAACGTCTCTGACCGTAAGCTCCGCCGGGCAGGCCGAGATGCCCTGAACCTGGCTGAAAAGGCCGCCTCTGCCGCCCAGAAGGCTGAGGCAGCGCAGGCCGACCAGGATTCCGAAAACTAA
- a CDS encoding site-2 protease family protein produces the protein MALVVMGYGMNLASLRSLTEAQGYLAAGVVASTLALGVFAHELAHAAVGRARGVRISSISLNMWGGQTKMQTASAATSLLVSVAGPLVNFAVAALCQLIWLMTGSADFFGFALAAQVNLAIGIFNLIPAFPLDGGYALEALVFILVGRRSVATRVTAYTGLLLLALLASALLFTGLWRSPWVLLVAAALAFYLWSGTNHSLKQLAQDSDPRHPLRASALMVPAQLADPRSSVGGARQRWDGVSHLLLVDQQGASVRPLAFVEPTTLAASLDSLDQQPLAAIAQPLAARTLSVQTSYIDTFDEYSGFAHYRLPEEQRGQNLTWVVMDAATPVGLVNSQAMTQAVLATVGASTSSSK, from the coding sequence ATGGCTTTGGTCGTGATGGGTTACGGTATGAACCTGGCGTCTTTGCGGTCTTTAACGGAAGCGCAGGGCTATCTTGCTGCTGGTGTGGTTGCCAGTACTCTGGCGCTGGGAGTCTTCGCCCACGAACTGGCACACGCTGCGGTCGGCCGGGCCCGGGGGGTGCGGATCTCATCCATTTCCTTGAACATGTGGGGTGGGCAGACCAAGATGCAGACCGCTTCGGCAGCTACCTCGCTGCTGGTGTCGGTGGCTGGCCCGCTGGTTAACTTTGCGGTAGCGGCCCTGTGCCAGCTGATATGGCTGATGACGGGTTCCGCTGACTTCTTTGGCTTCGCCTTAGCCGCCCAGGTCAACCTAGCTATCGGCATTTTTAACCTGATACCGGCCTTCCCCCTCGACGGCGGCTATGCCCTTGAAGCCCTGGTCTTTATTCTGGTAGGCCGCCGGTCGGTGGCAACCCGGGTGACTGCCTATACGGGGCTTCTGCTCCTTGCCCTCTTAGCTAGCGCCCTGCTCTTCACCGGCCTGTGGCGGTCCCCCTGGGTGCTACTGGTAGCCGCTGCCCTGGCCTTTTATCTGTGGAGCGGTACCAACCACTCCCTCAAACAACTCGCGCAGGATTCTGACCCTCGCCACCCCCTACGGGCGTCCGCCCTGATGGTCCCCGCCCAGCTCGCTGACCCGCGCAGCAGCGTCGGTGGCGCCCGTCAGCGCTGGGACGGCGTATCCCACTTGCTCCTGGTAGATCAGCAGGGGGCGTCCGTGCGTCCTTTGGCCTTTGTTGAACCTACAACGCTCGCTGCCTCGCTGGACTCCCTTGACCAGCAGCCCCTGGCCGCTATCGCCCAGCCCCTTGCAGCGCGCACTCTGAGTGTCCAGACCAGTTACATCGACACCTTCGATGAGTACAGCGGCTTTGCCCACTACCGTCTGCCCGAAGAGCAGAGGGGGCAGAATCTCACCTGGGTGGTGATGGACGCCGCCACCCCCGTAGGGCTGGTAAACTCCCAGGCCATGACTCAGGCGGTGCTCGCCACCGTGGGCGCTAGCACGTCTTCATCTAAATGA